Proteins encoded in a region of the Streptomyces sp. NBC_00258 genome:
- the pglY gene encoding BREX-2 system ATPase PglY, whose protein sequence is MQDTEIRRRETEMAPTAATAPLLRDVIDIKTSISTSDFVLKLAEAVSEEGAARALKDYVVTERLLENFDDSLGLIKAALDGHTSKAAYLHGSFGSGKSHFMAVLHALLRGDQAARARTDFDPVLGKHEWLNTEHKQFLLVPYHMLGAKSLEQRVLGGYVSHVRKLHPEAPTPQVYRTDSLFEDIRSHRLRMGDEKFIEGLGGAGSADSAGVAIDEDDDWGDEFEWTSALLDTALAAEELDGGEVNLDLVNPSTPAELRAKLVHDAAATWFPGFAKNAAEDEHGFISLDAGLAVIAEHAKSLRYDGLILFMDELILWLANRIHDQRFVSREADKITNFVEGADSRRAIPIVSFIARQRDLRELVGEETSGAAETAIQDSLNLASGRFDKITLEDRNLPQIAHARLLSPKNEEAAAQLEAAFTRIKRVGPRVWDVLLGSDEGTTGADEASFRLTYPFSPAFMDTLVHISSALQRSRTGLKLMGQLLADHRDEATLDQLIPLGDLYPVIADGGDRPFVDSLKVEFQAADKLYRTKLRPHLLATYEVTEEDVERYRHRRETVTDQQLANRCKGFVGDNRLMCTLLLSALAPSVPSLRDLTIQRLGALNHGSVVSPIPGAEVGVIKAKVGEWAARFPEIKETGTGTRPGVRLELAGVDVDSVLANADVNNNHSNRRNLAKRLLAEELGLELQERLVADELNLVWRGSNRTVEVVFGNIADPDSLPDHEFSPSQEGLWRVVIDLPYDEGEYGPRDDANRMQTLRELPGARPRTVGWIPTHLSAARFQDFQRLVVIYYALADERRFDTVYAQHLNADNRARAKQLLEGQRSALTKAVQAAFKQAYGLAEKKPGDVDVSFTEHFDPLPDVPDLRVSIGQSLRDGVRHVAGKLLAHQFPAHPDLDPEGNGTAVKPSDVRTVFKNFKAAVESGDRQTEVDGKERAVMRRIAAPLGLGRQTEAYFRPSTRWVDHFALQIRTEGGPGDLSVGRLTEWLDRPEPMGLEPLLAHLIVAAYAEMDDRVWVRGGALLDPAPELSAIKPQDALRSQPLPDVPAWEEAGRRYWDIFGEQPPKLRRGPMVSQFARQITSQARAFQPHAADLVAQLEKHSPLLGLDGADESGRLALARRSRDLLDELLGLDRGAAGGTAAAKQIITAFAAFDLREVPAGRYGASIKQADAVAKSLVTAAWDMLKLAPSYGPQGEAVLEALRGAARADQRTLNLKDALQDARRSIVAVIERSQAAAAPARPRPAPETEAVAGPLTTPEAVRLSTDSSHPPVPTTHPIPSPGGPARPRRSGSGRTTASRVLTELRAELAALAESEPDATIEISWRVVE, encoded by the coding sequence ATGCAGGACACGGAAATCAGGAGACGCGAGACAGAGATGGCCCCGACCGCCGCCACGGCCCCCCTCCTCCGCGATGTCATCGACATCAAGACATCCATCTCGACCTCCGACTTCGTCCTGAAGCTCGCCGAGGCGGTCTCCGAGGAGGGTGCGGCCCGCGCGCTCAAGGACTACGTCGTCACCGAGCGGTTGCTGGAGAACTTCGACGACTCCCTCGGACTCATCAAGGCCGCCCTCGACGGGCACACATCGAAGGCCGCCTATCTGCACGGCTCGTTCGGTTCCGGTAAGTCGCACTTCATGGCCGTACTGCATGCTCTGCTCAGGGGTGACCAGGCGGCACGCGCGCGCACCGACTTCGACCCGGTGCTGGGCAAGCACGAGTGGCTAAACACCGAGCACAAGCAGTTCCTGCTCGTGCCGTACCACATGCTCGGTGCGAAGTCCCTGGAGCAGCGAGTCCTCGGCGGATACGTCAGCCATGTCAGGAAGCTGCATCCTGAGGCGCCGACGCCGCAGGTGTACCGGACGGACTCGCTGTTCGAGGACATCCGCTCGCATCGGCTCCGTATGGGCGACGAGAAGTTCATCGAGGGCCTCGGCGGAGCCGGTTCCGCGGACAGTGCGGGTGTCGCCATCGATGAGGACGACGACTGGGGCGACGAGTTCGAGTGGACCTCTGCGCTCCTCGACACCGCGCTCGCCGCCGAGGAACTCGACGGCGGCGAGGTCAACCTGGACCTGGTCAACCCGAGCACTCCCGCCGAGTTGCGCGCCAAACTGGTGCACGATGCCGCCGCGACATGGTTCCCGGGCTTCGCCAAGAACGCCGCCGAGGACGAGCACGGGTTCATCTCGCTGGACGCCGGCCTCGCCGTGATCGCGGAGCACGCGAAGTCGCTCCGCTACGACGGACTGATCCTCTTCATGGACGAGCTGATCCTGTGGCTCGCCAACCGCATCCACGACCAGCGCTTCGTCTCCCGCGAAGCGGACAAGATCACCAACTTTGTGGAGGGCGCCGACTCGCGACGGGCCATCCCCATCGTGTCGTTCATCGCCCGCCAGCGAGATCTGCGCGAGCTGGTCGGCGAGGAGACCTCAGGCGCGGCCGAGACCGCGATCCAGGACAGCCTGAACCTGGCCTCCGGACGCTTCGACAAGATCACGCTGGAGGACCGGAATCTTCCACAGATCGCGCATGCCCGTCTCCTCTCGCCGAAGAACGAGGAGGCCGCCGCTCAGCTGGAGGCGGCGTTCACCAGGATCAAGCGGGTCGGGCCGAGGGTCTGGGACGTACTGCTCGGCTCGGACGAGGGGACGACCGGCGCGGACGAGGCGTCGTTCCGGCTGACGTACCCCTTCTCGCCCGCCTTCATGGACACCCTCGTCCACATCTCGTCCGCGCTGCAGCGCTCCCGTACCGGTCTGAAGCTGATGGGCCAGCTGCTCGCCGACCACCGCGACGAGGCGACGCTGGACCAGCTGATCCCGCTCGGTGACCTCTACCCCGTCATCGCAGACGGCGGCGACAGGCCGTTCGTGGACAGCCTGAAGGTGGAGTTCCAGGCCGCGGACAAGCTGTACCGCACCAAGCTGCGACCGCACCTCCTGGCGACGTACGAGGTCACCGAGGAGGACGTCGAGCGCTACCGGCACCGGCGGGAGACCGTCACCGACCAGCAGCTCGCCAACCGGTGCAAGGGCTTCGTCGGCGACAACCGGCTGATGTGCACCCTGCTGCTGTCCGCACTCGCCCCGAGCGTTCCCTCGCTGCGGGACCTGACGATCCAGCGGCTCGGCGCACTCAACCACGGCTCGGTCGTCTCCCCGATCCCCGGCGCCGAGGTCGGCGTCATCAAGGCGAAGGTCGGCGAGTGGGCGGCACGCTTCCCCGAGATCAAGGAGACCGGCACCGGCACCAGGCCGGGCGTACGGCTCGAACTGGCCGGGGTGGACGTGGACTCGGTCCTCGCCAACGCCGACGTCAATAACAACCACTCCAACCGCCGCAACCTCGCCAAACGGCTGCTGGCCGAGGAACTGGGACTCGAACTGCAGGAACGCCTGGTCGCCGACGAGCTCAACCTCGTCTGGCGCGGCTCGAACCGGACGGTGGAGGTCGTATTCGGCAACATCGCCGACCCGGACAGCCTGCCCGACCACGAGTTCTCCCCCAGCCAGGAAGGCTTGTGGCGGGTCGTCATCGACCTGCCGTACGACGAGGGCGAGTACGGGCCCCGCGACGACGCCAACCGTATGCAGACCCTGCGCGAGCTGCCCGGCGCACGGCCCCGGACCGTGGGATGGATCCCCACCCACCTGTCGGCGGCCCGCTTCCAGGACTTCCAGCGGCTCGTCGTCATCTACTACGCGCTCGCCGACGAGCGGCGCTTCGACACCGTGTACGCCCAGCACCTCAACGCCGACAACCGCGCGCGGGCCAAGCAGCTCCTCGAAGGGCAGCGCAGCGCCCTCACCAAGGCGGTGCAGGCCGCCTTCAAGCAGGCGTACGGGCTGGCGGAGAAGAAGCCCGGCGACGTCGACGTGTCCTTCACCGAGCACTTCGACCCACTGCCCGACGTCCCCGACCTCCGCGTATCCATCGGTCAGTCGCTACGCGACGGGGTCCGGCATGTGGCGGGCAAGCTGCTCGCCCACCAGTTCCCCGCCCACCCGGACCTGGACCCGGAGGGCAACGGGACCGCGGTGAAGCCCAGCGATGTGCGGACCGTCTTCAAGAACTTCAAGGCCGCGGTGGAGTCCGGCGACCGGCAGACCGAGGTCGACGGCAAGGAACGGGCGGTGATGCGCCGGATCGCGGCGCCACTCGGGCTCGGCCGGCAGACCGAGGCGTACTTCCGGCCCTCCACGCGCTGGGTGGACCACTTCGCCCTCCAGATCCGTACCGAGGGCGGCCCCGGCGACCTGAGCGTCGGCAGGCTCACCGAATGGCTGGACCGGCCCGAGCCGATGGGCCTCGAACCGCTCCTCGCCCACCTGATCGTCGCCGCGTACGCCGAGATGGACGACCGGGTCTGGGTGCGAGGCGGCGCGCTGCTCGACCCTGCGCCCGAACTCTCGGCGATCAAGCCGCAGGACGCGCTGCGCTCGCAGCCGCTGCCGGACGTGCCGGCCTGGGAGGAAGCCGGACGGCGGTACTGGGACATCTTCGGCGAGCAGCCGCCGAAGCTGCGCCGCGGCCCGATGGTCAGCCAGTTCGCGCGGCAGATCACCAGTCAGGCGCGTGCCTTCCAGCCGCACGCGGCCGACCTGGTCGCGCAGTTGGAGAAGCACTCCCCGCTGCTCGGTCTGGACGGGGCCGACGAGTCCGGCAGGCTCGCGCTGGCCCGGCGCTCGCGCGACCTGCTCGACGAACTTCTCGGCCTCGACCGGGGCGCGGCGGGCGGCACGGCGGCGGCCAAGCAAATCATCACCGCCTTCGCCGCCTTCGATCTGCGGGAGGTGCCCGCCGGCCGCTACGGCGCGTCGATCAAGCAGGCGGACGCCGTCGCCAAGTCGCTGGTGACGGCCGCCTGGGACATGCTGAAGCTGGCTCCCAGCTACGGGCCCCAGGGCGAGGCCGTCCTTGAGGCGTTGCGGGGAGCGGCTCGCGCCGACCAGCGCACGCTGAACCTCAAGGACGCGTTGCAGGACGCCCGGCGCTCCATCGTGGCGGTCATCGAGCGCAGCCAGGCGGCTGCCGCGCCTGCCCGGCCGAGGCCCGCTCCGGAGACCGAGGCGGTGGCCGGGCCGCTCACCACTCCCGAGGCGGTGCGCCTGAGCACCGACAGCAGCCATCCGCCCGTCCCCACCACGCACCCCATCCCCAGTCCCGGCGGCCCGGCCCGCCCGCGCCGCTCCGGCAGCGGACGGACCACCGCCTCCCGGGTGCTCACCGAACTCCGGGCGGAACTGGCCGCGTTGGCGGAGTCCGAGCCCGACGCGACCATCGAGATCAGCTGGCGGGTCGTGGAATGA
- the pglX gene encoding BREX-2 system adenine-specific DNA-methyltransferase PglX — protein sequence MIDRKALLADLIKQVKAVEVDLGKQVKAVTEVGERLRAEYDQARKLGRTAATWNAWLDERVTQVAVAWVLGTVFVRFCEDNRLIPEPYLTGAEPERLALAEARYAQYVEDDEDPTFRGWLERAFRDLGAGQAGKLLFEERHNPLFQIPVSHDGARALVEFWRERDEAGESLVHDFTDPLSADGTEGWDTRFLGDLYQDLSEAARKTYALLQTPEFVEEFILDRTMDPVVRELGGRFGELKMIDPTCGSGHFVLGAFRRMVRLWTERQPGRDAHERVRDALNSVHGVDINPFAVAIARFRLLVAAMAASGVRTLAEASRYDWPIHLAVGDSLIKARQLELTLGGEEAGDPLAEFSYATEDVHEYPGILEQGRYDVVVGNPPYITVKDKTLNALYRELYASCSGKYALSVPFAERFFQLAKVGEPDGRGYGMVGQITANSFMKREFGAKLIEEYFAHKIELTEVIDTSGTYIPGHGTPTVILVGRRRSGNNRTGKIRTVRSIQGEPSAPIDPADGLVWKAIVNQIDQPGSLSSWVSVDDLERERYFGKQPWVLTDGGLELVEQIEEHKVMRLRQTLALDIGFGGITAEDDAFFFPSASSARRRQIERTIPMVTGDTVRDYCITPEIASIWPYDTQFEAVHSDAIPATMRAMWPNRRTLQRRKRFGRFIDTIPTIKWYEYGELYREKLRTPHSITFGFVATHNHFALDRGEKVFKQSAPLIKLPQSASERDHLSFLGLLNSSTSCFWLKMMSHDKGSQGVNEGFKSQDWERFYEFTGTKLQQFPIPPVHPTALSVTMDALAQELAAATPHALATPQTPTSTALRTARTKWLSIRAQMIALQEELDWQVYSLYNLHPEDLRAPESEVPELALGERAFEIVLARRVEKGEASDEWFKRHGSTPITTLPNHWSEAYKATVQKRIDAIESSRAIGMVERPEYKRRWATEGWEALQDKALRSWLLDRIENRDLWFQDGQPTLLTRHQLTAELSLDEDFVSVAELYEPRKELATVVEDLLANEHVPFLPALRYKPAGLKKRADWEHVWDLQRQEDAAPDEPAKRKIRDSIPVPPKYTSADFLKPSYWRARGKLDVPKERFISYATGAISGTPDLFGWAGWDHREQAQALSTYFTNHDGLSTEEITPLLAGLLELQPWLTQWHDEFDPLYGGSPAAFFAGYRATKQGEHGLSDDDLRTWRPAPATRRGRRPANS from the coding sequence GTGATCGACCGCAAGGCGTTGTTGGCGGACCTCATCAAGCAGGTCAAGGCGGTCGAAGTGGACCTCGGCAAGCAGGTCAAGGCGGTGACCGAGGTCGGGGAACGGTTGCGTGCGGAGTACGACCAGGCGCGCAAGCTGGGCCGTACGGCGGCGACGTGGAACGCGTGGCTTGACGAGCGGGTCACACAGGTCGCGGTGGCGTGGGTCCTGGGCACGGTGTTCGTACGGTTCTGCGAGGACAACCGGCTGATCCCCGAGCCGTACCTCACGGGTGCGGAGCCGGAGCGACTTGCCCTCGCGGAGGCGCGGTACGCGCAGTATGTGGAGGATGACGAGGACCCGACGTTCCGGGGTTGGCTGGAGCGGGCGTTCCGGGATCTGGGCGCTGGGCAGGCTGGCAAGCTGCTGTTCGAGGAGCGGCACAACCCGTTGTTCCAGATCCCCGTGTCGCACGACGGGGCGCGGGCGCTGGTGGAGTTCTGGCGCGAGCGGGACGAGGCGGGTGAGTCGTTGGTGCATGACTTCACCGACCCGCTGAGCGCGGATGGTACGGAGGGTTGGGACACGCGGTTCCTGGGCGACCTGTACCAGGACCTGTCGGAGGCCGCTCGGAAGACGTACGCGCTGCTCCAGACGCCGGAGTTCGTGGAGGAGTTCATCCTCGACCGGACGATGGACCCGGTGGTGCGGGAGCTGGGCGGGCGGTTCGGCGAACTGAAGATGATCGACCCGACGTGTGGGTCGGGGCACTTTGTGTTGGGTGCGTTCCGGCGGATGGTTCGGCTATGGACGGAGCGGCAGCCGGGGCGGGATGCGCATGAGAGGGTGCGGGATGCGCTGAACTCTGTGCACGGGGTTGACATCAACCCGTTCGCGGTGGCTATTGCGCGGTTCCGATTGCTGGTTGCGGCGATGGCGGCCTCTGGGGTGCGGACGCTGGCGGAGGCGTCGCGGTACGACTGGCCCATTCATCTGGCGGTGGGTGACTCGCTTATTAAGGCTCGGCAGCTTGAACTGACGCTGGGGGGCGAGGAGGCGGGGGATCCGCTGGCGGAGTTCTCGTATGCGACGGAGGACGTGCACGAGTATCCGGGGATCCTGGAGCAGGGGCGGTATGACGTGGTGGTGGGGAATCCGCCCTACATCACGGTCAAGGACAAGACGCTGAACGCGTTGTATCGAGAGCTTTACGCGTCCTGCTCGGGCAAGTACGCCTTGTCGGTTCCCTTCGCTGAACGCTTCTTCCAGCTCGCAAAGGTTGGAGAACCTGACGGTCGCGGGTACGGCATGGTCGGCCAAATCACGGCAAACTCCTTCATGAAGAGGGAGTTCGGGGCAAAGCTGATTGAGGAGTACTTCGCGCACAAGATCGAGCTCACCGAGGTGATCGACACTTCGGGCACTTACATCCCAGGGCACGGAACACCGACAGTGATCCTCGTGGGGCGGCGCCGGTCCGGCAACAATCGCACGGGGAAGATTCGTACCGTCCGTAGCATCCAAGGCGAGCCATCAGCTCCCATCGACCCAGCAGATGGGCTGGTCTGGAAGGCTATCGTCAACCAAATCGACCAACCAGGCTCGTTGAGCTCGTGGGTATCGGTGGACGATCTCGAACGCGAGCGGTACTTTGGTAAGCAGCCCTGGGTCCTAACGGACGGCGGCCTTGAGCTGGTCGAACAGATCGAAGAGCACAAGGTGATGCGCCTGCGCCAGACGCTGGCACTGGACATCGGGTTCGGCGGTATCACCGCCGAGGATGACGCATTCTTCTTCCCCAGTGCGTCATCCGCCCGACGTCGGCAGATCGAGCGGACGATCCCCATGGTCACGGGTGACACAGTTCGCGACTACTGCATCACACCTGAGATCGCCAGCATTTGGCCATACGACACCCAGTTCGAGGCCGTGCACAGTGACGCGATCCCGGCAACCATGCGGGCGATGTGGCCCAACCGACGCACTTTGCAACGACGCAAGCGTTTCGGGAGGTTCATCGACACGATCCCAACGATCAAATGGTACGAGTACGGAGAGTTGTACCGCGAGAAGCTGCGAACACCACATTCGATCACTTTTGGATTCGTGGCGACCCATAATCACTTCGCACTTGATCGCGGCGAAAAAGTATTCAAACAATCCGCCCCGCTAATCAAGCTTCCCCAGAGCGCAAGTGAGCGCGATCACCTAAGCTTTCTCGGACTACTCAACAGCTCCACATCCTGTTTCTGGCTCAAGATGATGAGTCACGACAAGGGAAGTCAAGGAGTGAACGAGGGCTTCAAGTCGCAAGACTGGGAGCGTTTCTACGAGTTTACTGGTACCAAACTCCAGCAATTTCCCATCCCTCCCGTACATCCCACTGCTCTCAGCGTCACCATGGACGCACTCGCCCAAGAACTCGCAGCTGCTACCCCCCACGCTCTAGCCACCCCCCAAACCCCCACCTCCACAGCCCTCCGTACGGCCCGCACCAAGTGGCTCTCCATCCGTGCCCAAATGATCGCCCTCCAAGAGGAACTCGACTGGCAGGTCTACTCCCTCTACAACCTGCACCCCGAAGACCTCCGCGCCCCCGAGTCCGAAGTCCCCGAACTCGCCCTCGGTGAGCGGGCCTTCGAGATCGTGCTCGCTCGCCGGGTCGAGAAGGGGGAAGCATCCGACGAGTGGTTCAAGAGGCACGGGTCCACACCCATCACCACGCTCCCCAACCACTGGTCGGAGGCCTACAAGGCCACCGTCCAGAAGCGCATCGACGCCATCGAGTCCTCGCGCGCCATCGGCATGGTTGAGCGCCCCGAGTACAAGCGCCGCTGGGCGACCGAGGGTTGGGAAGCTCTCCAGGACAAGGCCCTGCGCTCCTGGCTGCTCGACCGGATCGAGAACCGCGACCTGTGGTTCCAGGACGGACAGCCGACCCTGCTCACCCGGCACCAGCTCACCGCCGAGCTCTCCCTCGACGAGGACTTCGTCTCCGTCGCCGAGTTGTACGAGCCCCGCAAGGAACTCGCGACCGTCGTCGAGGACCTCCTCGCCAACGAGCACGTGCCCTTCCTCCCCGCACTCCGCTACAAGCCCGCCGGTCTCAAGAAGCGCGCCGACTGGGAACACGTCTGGGACCTCCAGCGACAGGAAGACGCTGCCCCGGACGAGCCCGCGAAGCGCAAGATCCGGGACTCGATCCCCGTACCGCCGAAGTACACCTCGGCCGACTTCCTCAAGCCGTCCTACTGGCGCGCCCGCGGCAAGCTGGACGTACCCAAGGAGCGGTTCATCTCCTACGCGACCGGCGCCATCTCGGGCACCCCGGACCTGTTCGGCTGGGCGGGCTGGGACCACCGGGAGCAGGCCCAGGCCCTCAGTACGTACTTCACCAACCATGACGGCCTCTCCACCGAGGAGATCACTCCACTCCTCGCAGGTCTCCTCGAACTCCAGCCCTGGCTCACCCAGTGGCACGACGAGTTCGACCCCCTGTACGGCGGCTCCCCCGCCGCCTTCTTCGCGGGCTACCGCGCGACCAAGCAGGGCGAACACGGCCTGAGCGACGACGACTTGCGCACCTGGCGCCCCGCCCCGGCCACCCGTCGAGGCCGGCGCCCAGCCAACAGCTGA
- a CDS encoding DUF397 domain-containing protein, whose amino-acid sequence MNSGRRSTPDLSGAKWRSSSYSGGNNECVEAATNLPTHLPIRDSKRPTGPTIAFSHDAWRTFIAHLD is encoded by the coding sequence ATGAACAGCGGACGCCGCAGCACGCCGGATCTGTCGGGCGCGAAGTGGCGCAGCAGCAGCTACAGCGGCGGCAACAACGAGTGCGTCGAGGCAGCCACCAACCTCCCCACCCACCTCCCCATCCGCGACAGCAAGCGCCCCACAGGCCCCACGATCGCCTTCAGCCACGACGCCTGGCGCACCTTCATCGCCCACCTGGACTGA
- a CDS encoding ATP-binding protein, with protein sequence MAAPNEVTFRLSRCRRSVPRTRAVAHAVLGEWGVGQVALETAELVLSELVTNALRVPVPSDRQVGVRIARSLEDGLLRLEVSDAGAGRPEVRAPGEEETRGRGLLLVEALAHRWGIEERAGGIGKTVWVELKAPDIVAAPDVREVAAVMVRPGQSVRAWGEWRAVRSVRSERYAAGGPAIVLGLDEGPALRVHAAEPLTVRDDGAPSAQAGGEGVPG encoded by the coding sequence ATGGCCGCGCCGAACGAAGTCACCTTCCGGCTTTCCCGTTGTCGCCGGAGCGTTCCCAGAACGCGGGCGGTGGCGCACGCCGTGCTCGGGGAATGGGGCGTCGGGCAAGTCGCCCTGGAGACCGCGGAGTTGGTGCTGTCGGAGCTGGTGACCAATGCGCTGCGCGTGCCAGTGCCAAGTGATCGGCAGGTGGGCGTACGGATCGCTCGCTCGCTGGAGGACGGGCTGCTGCGGCTGGAGGTCAGCGACGCGGGGGCGGGCAGGCCTGAAGTGCGGGCGCCGGGCGAGGAGGAGACCCGTGGGCGCGGGCTGTTGCTCGTGGAGGCGCTGGCTCACCGGTGGGGTATTGAGGAGCGTGCGGGCGGGATTGGGAAGACAGTTTGGGTGGAGCTGAAGGCGCCGGACATCGTGGCCGCGCCCGACGTGAGGGAGGTCGCTGCCGTGATGGTCCGGCCAGGGCAGTCCGTGCGGGCGTGGGGCGAGTGGCGGGCGGTCCGCAGCGTACGCAGTGAGCGGTACGCGGCGGGTGGGCCCGCCATCGTGTTGGGGCTGGACGAGGGCCCGGCGCTACGGGTACACGCGGCCGAGCCGTTGACCGTACGGGACGACGGCGCGCCCTCCGCGCAGGCGGGCGGGGAGGGCGTGCCGGGGTGA
- a CDS encoding ATP-binding protein produces MPGFVGRKSELAALDRHLTWVGDGRGDQRGRALLLRGRRRVGKSRLVDLFCERAGVPYVVHQATRGEDAQRERARFLGEVRHSSLPETTLLAGVTTVADWDTALRQLAAVLPDDSPSIVVLDELPWMLEGDPVLEGTLQTVWDRVLSRKPVLLVLIGSDLAMMEQLSAYGRPFHQRGVEMVLSALSPYEVMAMTGLPAADAFDAHLITGGLPLICQEWRDGESRGDFLARALDDPTSPLLVSGERVLAAEFPTALQARHVLSVIGSGERTFGTIAAKAGSADRPLPPGSLNPALRTLTDKRLVAVDTPLSVRPGDRDRRYRVADPYLRFWLAFLERGISEVERGRGRLVAETVERGWTSWRGRAIEPVVRESLARLLPDETWPEVREVGGWWPRTNNPEVDLVGADRAPARGIGFVGSIKWHENGSFDRRALAALARDALVVPGADEDTPLIAVSRSGFTVDGLSATYGPEQLIEAWGSGA; encoded by the coding sequence ATGCCAGGCTTCGTAGGCCGCAAATCCGAGCTTGCAGCACTCGACCGCCACCTGACCTGGGTCGGGGACGGCCGAGGCGACCAGCGCGGCAGAGCCCTACTACTGCGCGGCCGACGCCGGGTCGGGAAGTCTCGCCTCGTCGACCTCTTCTGTGAACGCGCAGGCGTCCCGTACGTCGTGCATCAGGCCACCCGGGGCGAGGACGCGCAGCGGGAACGCGCCCGGTTCCTCGGCGAGGTCCGCCACTCCTCCCTGCCCGAGACCACCCTCCTGGCCGGCGTCACCACCGTCGCCGACTGGGACACCGCCCTGCGCCAGCTCGCCGCGGTCCTCCCAGACGACTCCCCCAGCATCGTCGTGCTGGACGAGCTGCCCTGGATGCTCGAAGGCGACCCGGTTCTGGAAGGCACCCTGCAGACCGTGTGGGACCGCGTACTGAGCCGCAAGCCCGTGCTGCTCGTGCTGATCGGCAGCGACCTCGCCATGATGGAGCAGCTCTCCGCCTACGGCCGCCCCTTCCACCAACGAGGGGTCGAGATGGTGCTGTCGGCCCTCTCGCCGTACGAGGTCATGGCAATGACCGGACTGCCTGCGGCGGACGCCTTCGATGCCCACCTGATCACCGGCGGTCTGCCCCTCATCTGTCAGGAGTGGCGGGACGGGGAGAGCCGCGGTGACTTCCTGGCCCGCGCTCTCGACGACCCCACCTCCCCGCTGCTCGTCTCCGGCGAGCGTGTACTGGCCGCCGAGTTCCCCACCGCCCTTCAGGCCAGACATGTGCTGTCCGTGATCGGGAGTGGTGAGCGGACCTTCGGGACCATCGCCGCGAAGGCCGGGTCCGCCGACCGGCCGCTCCCGCCCGGTTCGCTCAACCCTGCGCTGCGTACCCTCACCGACAAGCGGCTCGTCGCCGTCGACACCCCGTTGTCCGTCCGCCCCGGAGACCGGGACCGCCGATACCGCGTCGCAGACCCCTACCTCCGCTTCTGGCTCGCCTTCCTGGAACGGGGAATCTCCGAGGTCGAGCGCGGGCGTGGGCGCCTGGTGGCCGAGACGGTCGAGCGCGGCTGGACCTCCTGGCGCGGGCGGGCGATCGAACCCGTGGTGCGGGAGTCGCTGGCCCGGCTGCTCCCCGACGAGACGTGGCCCGAGGTGCGGGAGGTGGGCGGCTGGTGGCCCCGTACGAACAATCCCGAGGTGGATCTCGTGGGAGCCGACCGGGCACCCGCCCGCGGCATCGGTTTCGTAGGCTCGATCAAGTGGCACGAGAACGGCTCCTTCGACCGCCGCGCACTGGCCGCGCTCGCCCGGGACGCTCTCGTCGTCCCCGGGGCGGACGAGGACACTCCGTTGATCGCCGTGTCCCGGTCCGGGTTCACGGTGGACGGGCTCTCGGCGACGTACGGGCCCGAGCAGCTCATAGAGGCCTGGGGTTCCGGCGCATGA
- a CDS encoding helix-turn-helix domain-containing protein, with protein sequence MLTKSTTPNPSTVLGRQLGDELRRLRENAGLTTNQAAEALDCTKGKISRIENGRVAVRLPDLTAMLHAYEVTDPEIRERLSALARKANRRRRQGWWNQYGSVLADTYRDYIALEAMAGTIRTFQAQLVPGLLQTPEYIRAVTVASRQWQSADEIEKFVQVRLARQERLTGDSPLHLWAVVSEAVLLQQVGGPQVMNAQLEHLLVAAEQPNVTMQVMPFSRGAHASMFGPYVVLGFPDEAALDVVLADNPTGSMWLEREAEVARYQDLFDAARTSALSPVESQAVIRRRAEEHRT encoded by the coding sequence ATGCTTACGAAGAGCACCACCCCGAACCCGTCGACAGTCCTCGGGCGCCAACTCGGTGATGAGCTACGCCGGTTGCGAGAGAACGCAGGGCTGACAACCAACCAGGCAGCCGAGGCCCTCGACTGCACCAAGGGCAAGATCAGCCGCATTGAGAACGGGCGGGTTGCAGTACGGCTTCCGGACCTGACAGCGATGCTGCACGCCTACGAAGTGACAGACCCGGAAATCCGCGAGCGCCTCAGCGCCCTGGCCCGCAAGGCCAACCGTCGTCGCCGGCAAGGATGGTGGAACCAGTACGGCTCAGTGCTCGCCGACACTTATCGCGACTACATCGCCTTGGAAGCCATGGCGGGAACGATCCGTACGTTCCAGGCGCAGCTTGTCCCTGGCCTGCTCCAGACTCCCGAGTACATCCGTGCCGTGACAGTGGCTTCGCGGCAGTGGCAGAGCGCAGACGAGATCGAGAAGTTCGTCCAGGTGCGCCTCGCCCGCCAGGAGCGGCTCACAGGCGATTCCCCGTTGCACCTCTGGGCGGTCGTGTCGGAGGCAGTACTCCTCCAACAGGTCGGCGGGCCACAGGTCATGAACGCACAATTGGAACACCTCCTCGTCGCAGCCGAGCAGCCCAACGTGACCATGCAGGTCATGCCTTTCTCCCGCGGAGCCCACGCGAGTATGTTCGGACCATACGTAGTACTGGGTTTCCCTGATGAGGCAGCGCTCGACGTGGTGCTGGCGGACAACCCGACCGGCTCCATGTGGCTGGAGCGGGAGGCAGAAGTCGCCCGGTACCAGGACCTGTTCGACGCCGCTCGCACGTCCGCACTCTCCCCGGTGGAGTCCCAGGCCGTCATTCGACGCAGGGCCGAGGAGCACAGGACATGA